One Catharus ustulatus isolate bCatUst1 chromosome 2, bCatUst1.pri.v2, whole genome shotgun sequence genomic window carries:
- the CPB2 gene encoding carboxypeptidase B2 — MKMKFYLLFFTLFILVPEKHVFTIPRDEVLWALPKTNEQVEALQDLLNTTEVILWQPVVVENIKKDREVHFYVRASNINSIKAQLRQLTIQHKVLMEDVQGIIEKQTINDTVNVRGSSSYYENYHSMKEIYRWMEEVVKVHSDLLQKIYIGSSYEKRPLYVLKISKSTEKSKNAIWIDCGIHAREWISPAFCLWFVGHAIHVRERDRTMTTLLEHFDFYIMPVINVDGYEYTWSHPSNRLWRKSRSSHGNSKCIGTDMNRNFDAHWCGPGASHFECHEIYCGPYPESEPEVKAVARFVRDHKDTIKAYITMHSYSQLVLFPYSYTMNKSKDHEELESLAQKAAKAIKKTTRKTYIPGAGAPTIYLAPGGSDDWAYDLGIKYSFTFELRDTGTHGFLLPSREIRPTCLEALSAVKEIAQHVLQNL, encoded by the exons ATGAAGATGAAGTTTTACCTGCtcttttttaccctttttatCTTGGTTCCAGAAAAGCATGTCTTCACTATTCCAAG GGATGAAGTTTTGTGGGCTCTCCCAAAAACCAATGAACAGGTTGAAGCTCTTCAGGATTTACTGAATACCACTGAG GTCATTCTCTGGCAACCTGTTGTGGTTGAAAACATCAAGAAGGACAGAGAAGTCCATTTCTATGTCAGGGCATCCAACATAAATAGCATAAAAGCTCAATTAAGGCAACTGACCATCCAACACAA AGTCTTGATGGAAGATGTTCAAGGAATTATTGAAAAACAGACTATCAATGACACAGTCAATGTTCGTGGATCTTCCTCATACTATGAAAACTACCATTCAATGAAAGAA ATATATCGTTGGATGGAGGAAGTAGTGAAAGTCCACTCTGATCTGcttcagaaaatatatattgGATCATCCTATGAAAAGCGACCACTTTATGTTCTGAAG ATTTCTAAAAGCACggaaaaatcaaaaaatgcCATATGGATTGACTGTGGTATCCACGCTAGAGAATggatttctcctgctttttgcCTGTGGTTTGTAGGTCAT GCAATCCATGTGCGTGAGAGAGATCGGACCATGACAACCCTTCTGGAGCACTTTGATTTCTACATCATGCCTGTGATAAACGTGGATGGCTATGAGTACACGTGGAGCCACCCCTCT AATCGGCTGTGGAGAAAAAGCCGCTCCTCGCATGGTAACAGCAAGTGCATTGGTACTGACATGAACAGGAATTTTGATGCACACTGGTGTG GTCCAGGAGCATCTCACTTTGAATGTCATGAGATATACTGTGGACCCTACCCAGAGTCTGAGCCTGAAGTGAAAGCAGTGGCTCGCTTTGTCAGAGACCACAAAGACACCATTAAAGCCTACATAACCATGCACTCCTACTCCCAGCTGGTGTTGTTTCCATATTCTTACACCATGAACAAAAGCAAAGACCATGAAGAGCTG gaaAGTCTGGCACAGAAAGCAGCTAAAGCTATAAAGAAGACAACTAGGAAAACTTACATACCTGGTGCTGGGGCACCAACAATCT ATCTAGCTCCTGGAGGGTCCGACGACTGGGCTTATGATCTTGgcattaaatattcttttacCTTTGAGCTTCGTGACACAGGAACTCATGGATTTCTGCTTCCTTCCCGAGAAATCAGGCCAACTTGCTTAGAAGCGCTTTCTGCTGTCAAAGAGATAGCTCAACACGTTCTACAAAATTTGTGA